In a genomic window of Salegentibacter salegens:
- a CDS encoding T9SS type A sorting domain-containing protein yields the protein MKFFISVLFVLTPLLCQSQKTQNKNSKNKNLHSSINVNGGNISNAEGSLSYSIGQVYYSSHNEEEITVTEGVQQPLIIYTAPVEKTKKDFEVLAYPNPVANNFTIDASSYANRSLNYQIVDLNGRLLKEDRIEKPGSKIDISRFSAAIYLLRISDNDQHIKTIKIIKR from the coding sequence ATGAAATTCTTTATTTCAGTACTTTTTGTACTAACGCCCCTATTATGCCAAAGCCAGAAGACACAAAACAAAAATTCCAAAAATAAAAACTTACACTCCTCAATTAATGTAAACGGCGGTAATATTTCTAACGCAGAAGGAAGTCTGTCCTATTCCATTGGCCAGGTTTATTATTCATCTCATAATGAGGAGGAAATTACGGTTACCGAAGGTGTCCAACAACCACTCATAATTTATACAGCACCTGTAGAAAAAACGAAAAAAGATTTCGAGGTGCTAGCCTATCCGAACCCAGTAGCCAACAATTTTACAATTGATGCTTCTAGTTATGCTAACCGGTCTCTAAATTACCAGATAGTAGATCTAAATGGCAGGTTATTAAAAGAAGATCGCATTGAAAAACCCGGTTCCAAAATAGATATCTCTCGTTTTTCAGCAGCTATCTATCTGTTAAGAATATCAGATAACGATCAGCATATTAAAACAATTAAAATTATAAAAAGGTAA